A single genomic interval of Anopheles marshallii chromosome 2, idAnoMarsDA_429_01, whole genome shotgun sequence harbors:
- the LOC128709755 gene encoding serine protease snake-like — MFSSRAVGYITVCLLGLCLVLCNGQTAKRISVQKCEEYRRIISSQRGVISLTLKPRPIYYQSYNCSNVVELIVGGEAAKHGEFPHHALLGYPTESGSSERYSFSCGGSLISDRFVLTAAHCFSYGDPVIVRLGEYDLTVDSTAQLDFGIAEIIRHPKYRNTRSYHDIALVRLNETVLFSKVIRPACLWQSPTLNISRFVATGFGRQEEGILELSTKMMKVQLDLFPSGDCGELFRDNRKFRDGIDEGQLCVGSLAGGKDTCQGDSGGPLQTITEPRSCIYNIVGLTSTGSACGVGNSKAIYTKVAHYLDWIEQVVWAQTL, encoded by the exons ATGTTTAGCAGCAGGGCTGTTGGTTACATTACAGTCTGCTTGCTGGGACTGTGTCTAGTACTATGCAATGGACAGACAG CGAAGCGGATCTCCGTACAGA AGTGCGAAGAATATCGTAGAATAATCTCGTCGCAGCGTGGTGTGATATCGCTCACACTGAAGCCTAGGCCAATCTACTATCAGTCGTACAATTGCTCGAATGTGGTGGAATTGATCGTTGGCGGTGAAGCAGCGAAGCATGGCGAGTTTCCCCATCACGCCTTGCTAGGCTACCCGACCGAAAGTGGCTCCTCCGAGCGTTACAGCTTCAGCTGCGGTGGATCGCTAATATCGGATCGCTTCGTGCTGACCGCCGCCCATTGCTTCAGTTACGGCGATCCGGTGATTGTTCGCTTGGGCGAGTACGATCTAACCGTAGACTCAACGGCGCAGCTTGATTTCGGCATCGCCGAGATCATCCGTCATCCAAAGTATCGAAACACTCGCTCGTATCATGATATTGCCCTCGTGCGGTTGAACGAGACGGTACTGTTTTCGAAGGTGATACGCCCGGCATGTTTGTGGCAGAGTCCCACACTCAATATAAGCCGTTTCGTGGCTACGGGTTTCGGCAGACAGGAGGAAG GCATCCTCGAGTTATCGACCAAGATGATGAAGGTACAGCTCGATCTATTTCCCTCCGGTGACTGTGGTGAACTGTTTCGGGATAATCGCAAATTTCGCGATGGAATCGACGAGGGGCAGCTGTGTGTGGGAAGCCTCGCGGGAGGCAAGGATACCTGCCAGGGTGACTCCGGTGGCCCATTGCAGACGATTACGGAACCGAGAAGTTGCATCTATAACATCGTTGGCTTGACGTCCACGGGATCCGCCTGTGGTGTTGGCAACTCGAAGGCAATCTATACGAAGGTGGCACACTATCTGGACTGGATCGAGCAGGTTGTTTGGGCACAAACATTGTGA
- the LOC128709761 gene encoding serine protease snake-like, protein MKNLWIRRKEMRLLAMVLSLSWCCCIVQGRLATQKCEEYKNVVINRQTLIPLTLNPQPIHFDVYNCTNVVQLIVGGEQAKQGEFPHHALLGWPKETNPLDFDFKCGGTLISDQHILTAAHCFSEGDPTIVRLGEYDTTSDSEFEHDSDIGSIRKHPDYLNSRSYNDIALVKLKYPIGLSKSIRPACLWETEDRHVKRYVATGFGYNEAYSGVLSTTMMKVQLDEFPVADCVRMFKGQPKFRSGIKDGQLCIGSIVQGRDTCQGDSGGPLQVVSDSKSCSYGVIGITSTGGICGIGNSKAVYTKVSHYIDWIEDNVWGDNAM, encoded by the exons ATGAAGAACTTATGGATTCGGAGAAAAGAGATGCGTTTGTTGGCGATGGTGTTATCACTgagctggtgctgctgcattGTTCAAG GACGCCTTGCCACGCAGA aGTGTGAAGAATATAAGAATGTCGTCATCAATCGACAGACCCTCATACCACTCACGCTTAATCCGCAACCGATCCATTTCGATGTGTATAACTGCACGAATGTCGTACAGCTGATCGTTGGTGGAGAACAGGCAAAGCAGGGCGAGTTTCCGCACCACGCGTTGCTGGGCTGGCCGAAGGAGACAAACCCACTGGACTTCGATTTCAAGTGTGGCGGCACACTCATCAGTGATCAGCACATCCTAACCGCTGCTCACTGCTTTTCGGAAGGAGATCCGACGATTGTGCGTCTTGGCGAGTATGACACCACATCCGATTCTGAATTCGAGCATGATAGTGATATTGGCAGCATTCGGAAACATCCGGACTATTTGAATTCACGTTCATACAATGACATCGCACTGGTGAAGCTAAAGTACCCGATAGGCCTGTCGAAAAGCATCCGACCGGCCTGCCTGTGGGAAACGGAGGATCGTCACGTAAAGCGCTACGTTGCGACCGGTTTCGGGTACAACGAAGCGTACAGTGGAGTGTTGTCCACCACGATGATGAAGGTGCAGTTGGACGAATTTCCGGTCGCTGATTGTGTGCGTATGTTCAAAGGGCAACCAAAGTTCCGGAGTGGTATTAAGGATGGACAGCTGTGCATCGGTAGCATTGTGCAGGGTCGCGACACGTGCCAGGGTGATTCGGGCGGTCCGCTACAGGTCGTGTCCGATTCGAAGTCCTGTTCTTATGGGGTGATTGGTATCACATCCACGGGTGGCATTTGCGGCATAGGTAACTCGAAGGCAGTCTACACGAAGGTGTCACACTACATTGACTGGATAGAGGACAATGTGTGGGGTGATAATGCGATGTGA
- the LOC128718370 gene encoding C-type lectin 37Da-like, whose product MKSIILCLVFVLAYAGGQRITTIQLDGVQYFISRMNPYSPELNYFLAYQYCRSLGLQLASFETKEKVESMTEYLQNAGYGKYNFWTSGNRLGTGMFLWMSTGLPFNATFDYFEKSPETVGMDPLDHNSNTSPQRTARDSSSGLQKGCVHLKAPSLRWAPEDCSAVKDFICEQTRCYYYNYGSIPVSSAQG is encoded by the exons ATGAAGTCCATCATTTTGTGTCTGGTGTTTGTGCTGGCGTACGCAGGAG GTCAGCGGATCACCACCATCCAGCTGGACGGTGTGCAGTACTTCATCAGCCGGATGAACCCATACTCGCCGGAGTTGAACTACTTCCTCGCCTACCAGTACTGCCGCTCGCTGGGACTGCAGCTGGCCTCGTTCGAGACAAAGGAGAAGGTAGAATCGATGACCGAGTACCTGCAGAATGCCGGCTACGGCAAGTACAACTTCTGGACGTCCGGCAACCGGCTCGGGACGGGCATGTTCCTGTGGATGAGCACCGGTCTGCCGTTCAACGCCACGTTCGACTACTTCGAAAAGTCACCGGAAACCGTCGGCATGGATCCGCTCgaccacaacagcaacacctcCCCGCAGCGTACTGCCCGCGACAG CAGCAGCGGACTGCAGAAGGGATGCGTGCACCTGAAGGCACCGAGCCTACGGTGGGCCCCGGAAGACTGTTCGGCGGTGAAAGATTTCATCTGCGAGCAAACGCGATGCTACTACTACAACTACGGTAGCATTCCGGTTTCGTCCGCGCAGGGGTAA
- the LOC128709752 gene encoding nucleolin-like — protein MGWSCVGWRLAVVSVNASRISSSHLNILYNNFLMYFIPTAVKQECTNGLFFIDVLYSRPIQTSTSTALYTTLAATTTTTTTSTTTEPSTTAAEARQFVSFSTVSTVVPQLNAEHTSPLAALLNGDILEQDRTARPSAAQHANTAEEEHDEEQELEHDQEEDEQQLHGDELEEEDDEANVVGRSSQSVNAVAEDEEDDEHEQDEHEHDETDDEDEQAAELHHQQALAAGQDTDAVVSTLPEDIPVEQKLKQITKEIEQLSGGAGDRELRLDSRQSFLSLSDLIKNIRPAEKVVPQIDSSYANTMRVLGEPLSQKR, from the coding sequence ATGGGTTGGAGTTGCGTTGGGTGGCGTCTCGCTGTAGTATCAGTTAATGCTTCCCGTATCAGTAGTTCTCACCTCAACATCCTGTACAATAACTTTCTAATGTACTTTATTCCCACTGCTGTCAAACAAGAGTGTACTAatgggcttttttttattgatgtgCTCTACAGCCGTCCGATACAAACGTCAACCAGTACTGCGCTGTACACTACACTGGCTGCCACAACGACAACCACGACTACCTCCACCACGACGGAACCCTCAACAACTGCTGCGGAAGCGCGCCAGTTTGTGTCATTCTCCACCGTGTCGACGGTTGTGCCGCAGCTGAATGCTGAGCATACCTCACCGTTGGCCGCACTGCTGAACGGTGACATCTTGGAGCAGGATCGTACCGCACGTCCGTCCGCTGCACAGCATGCAAACACAGCCGAGGAGGAGCACGACGAGGAACAGGAGCTGGAGCATGATCAGGAAGAGGACGAGCAGCAGTTGCACGGCGACGAACTTGAGGAGGAAGACGACGAGGCGAACGTGGTCGGACGGAGCAGCCAGAGTGTGAACGCAGTAGCGGAGGACGAAGAGGACGACGAGCACGAGCAGGACGAGCATGAGCACGACGAAACCGATGACGAGGACGAACAGGCGGCCGAGTTGCATCACCAGCAGGCACTCGCCGCTGGCCAGGACACGGATGCAGTCGTTTCTACCCTGCCCGAGGACATACCGGTCGAGCAAAAGCTGAAGCAAATCACCAAGGAGATCGAACAGCTTTCCGGTGGGGCGGGTGATCGCGAACTACGCTTGGACAGCCGTCAGAGCTTCCTGTCGCTGTCCGACCTGATCAAGAACATTCGCCCGGCGGAAAAGGTGGTACCGCAGATCGACTCGTCCTACGCAAACACGATGCGCGTCCTTGGCGAACCACTCAGTCAGAAAAGATAA
- the LOC128708370 gene encoding serine protease persephone-like, translating to MHNRVVQIVFAAVLLLCLGDVKGLRLAEQKCQEYRKLISSFTSKTSGRTNDYVTPPNGIPAKDGEFPHQVRVGQWFYEDEDTEHIFRCSGALISERYVLISGHCFWTMGDEMVSLGRHDYTRPSALPELLVKRDNLTLHPTFDEMVKTSYDDIALLRLAEPVTFTSHIYPACLWTEDTLPASQKLTVTGFTTGKLVNDTQDTHLVKVQVNRVPNEMCTQAYADSDYYPQGVTDLLLCVASPVEWKAACDGDGGSLMQTLDDDSGDVYRLIGVEAKGHDCDKAYQTYPYTYSKVQQHLDWIESVVWGS from the exons ATGCACAACCGAGTAGTTCAAATTGTGTTCGCTGCTGTGCTGTTGCTCTGTCTGGGCGACGTTAAAG GACTTCGCTTAGCGGAACAAA AATGTCAGGAGTACCGGAAGCTGATATCTTCCTTTACGTCTAAGACGTCTGGTAGGACGAATGACTACGTCACACCACCGAACGGAATACCAGCAAAGGATGGCGAATTCCCCCATCAGGTGCGGGTCGGACAGTGGTTCTACGAGGACGAAGACACGGAGCACATTTTCCGTTGCAGCGGTGCCCTCATCAGTGAGCGTTACGTTCTCATTTCGGGTCACTGCTTCTGGACAATGGGTGACGAAATGGTGTCACTTGGTCGTCATGACTACACACGTCCCTCTGCCCTCCCGGAGCTGTTGGTCAAACGAGATAATCTGACGCTGCATCCCACTTTTGACGAGATGGTGAAGACATCCTACGACGATATTGCACTGTTGCGACTCGCCGAACCCGTCACCTTTACCTCACACATCTATCCTGCCTGTCTGTGGACAGAGGACACTCTGCCCGCATCACAAAAGTTAACGGTGACAGGGTTTACCACTGGCAAGCTGG TCAACGACACCCAGGATACGCATCTGGTTAAGGTACAGGTGAACCGTGTTCCGAATGAAATGTGCACGCAAGCGTATGCCGATAGTGATTACTACCCGCAGGGCGTTACCGATTTACTGCTCTGCGTGGCGTCTCCCGTAGAATGGAAAGCAGCCTGCGATGGTGATGGCGGTAGTCTAATGCAGACGCTTGACGATGACTCCGGTGACGTGTACCGGCTTATCGGCGTAGAAGCCAAGGGTCACGATTGTGACAAGGCGTACCAGACCTACCCCTACACCTATTCCAAGGTACAACAGCACCTGGATTGGATCGAGAGTGTTGTTTGGGGCTCGTAA
- the LOC128719834 gene encoding protein 5NUC-like encodes MGRSITYLRLVVMVLTSAAWCLAAPKAGGLELIILHNNDMHARFEQTGAYSNDCQPSDVASNRCYGGFARVAHKVREYRTMEASGGVPMLYLNAGDTYTGTPWFSVYKDNITAEFLNMLKPDAISLGNHEFDLGVEGLVPFLNEVDFPVLVANLDLSKTPEMQSTRSLQRSAIFTKAGIRIGVIGYLTPETKQLSPINTVDFLDEIESINNEATSLKQQGIHILIALGHSGLERDKEIAAKCPDIDLVIGGHSHTFLYSGPAPDVEQPAGPYPVMVKNPAGKDVPVVQAYAFTKYLGYLHLEFDAEGNLIELDGTPLLLNGTVQRDSDVLQLLELYRPGILALDEKIGQSYVFLDSSRCRFEECNIGNMIADSLVITHAVTREQSNDGYWTDAAIAFIQGGGIRASINAGPITMKDLKTVLPFGNAMVMTEVNGTQLHQMLEQSVRRYDGVSGYGEFLQMAGVNVEYDLTRPPMQRVVQVKVRCARCQVPMYEDLKEDEHYRILLSQFLYDGGDGYDMLPGSPQELLTFGEYEITEEYLKRYSPIYPAVEWRIRLTGRPTDTTTDGPAASTTTMMTTSTTEDSGAGRTYGVTISTFGIILLSAMLTYTRHLL; translated from the exons ATGGGACGGAGTATTACGTATTTAAGGCTTGTAGTTATGGTGCTTACTTCGGCCGCCTGGTGTCTCGCTGCACCGAAAGCAGGAGGATTAGAGCTTATCATACTGCACAACAACGATATGCACGCGCGGTTCGAACAAACTGGAGCATATAGCAACGACTGTCAACCATCCGATGTGGCTAGCAACCGTTGCTATGGAGGATTTGCGCGCGTTGCACACAA AGTTCGCGAGTACCGAACGATGGAAGCTTCCGGAGGTGTTCCGATGTTATATCTCAATGCAGGAGACACTTATACGGGTACGCCTTGGTTTTCGGTGTATAAGGATAACATAACGGCCGAATTTCTAAACATGCTGAAACCCGACGCAATC TCCCTCGGCAATCACGAGTTCGATCTGGGTGTAGAAGGGTTAGTTCCTTTCTTGAACGAGGTCGATTTTCCAGTGCTGGTCGCCAACCTTGATCTTTCCAAAACGCCGGAAATGCAATCCACCAGATCTTTACAGCGATCAGCCATTTTTACGAAAGCGGGCATACGGATTGGAGTAATCGGATATCTGACCCCGGAAACGAAGCAACTGTCACCGATCAATACGGTCGATTTTCTGGATGAAATCGAATCGATCAA CAATGAAGCAACTTCATTAAAACAGCAAGGAATACATATTCTGATTGCACTCGGTCACAGCGGGTTGGAACGCGATAAAGAAATCGCGGCCAAGTGTCCCGATATAGATCTGGTCATTGGAGGCCACTCACATACGTTCCTTTACAGCGGTCCCGCCCCGGATGTCGAACAACCGGCCGGTCCATATCCGGTGATGGTGAAAAACCCTGCCGGAAAGGATGTTCCTGTGGTGCAGGCGTATGCTTTCACCAAATATCTCGGCTATCTGCACCTGGAGTTTGATGCCGAAGGCAATCTGATCGAGCTAGACGGTACTCCTCTGCTGCTCAACGGTACGGTCCAGCGGGACTCCGATGTGCTGCAGCTGCTCGAGCTTTACCGACCCGGTATTTTGGCGCTGGATGAAAAGATTGGACAGTCGTACGTGTTTCTCGACTCAAGTCGGTGTCGATTTGAGGAATGTAACATCGGTAACATGATCGCCGATTCGCTCGTCATTACACATGCGGTGACACGCGAACAGAGCAACGATGGGTATTGGACTGACGCCGCGATCGCGTTTATACAGGGCGGTGGTATACGTGCGTCTATAAACGCCGGTCCGATAACGATGAAGGATCTGAAGACGGTGCTCCCGTTTGGCAATGCGATGGTAATGACCGAAGTTAACGGCACGCAGCTACACCAAATGCTCGAACAGAGCGTCCGTCGGTACGATGGAGTATCCGGTTACGGTGAATTCCTGCAGATGGCAGGCGTAAACGTAGAATATGACCTGACGCGACCTCCAATGCAGCGCGTTGTTCAGGTTAAGGTACGGTGTGCAAGATGTCAGGTACCTATGTACGAAGACCTGAAAGAGGACGAGCACTATCGCATCCTGTTGAGCCAGTTTCTGTACGACGGAGGCGATGGGTACGATATGCTTCCTGGCTCACCGCAAGAATTGCTCACATTTGGTGAGTATGAAATTACGGAAGAGTATCTAAAGCGATACTCGCCCATCTATCCTGCGGTCGAGTGGCGCATACGTTTGACAGGGCGACCGACCGATACCACTACCGACGGTCCAGCTGCGAGCACTACCACCATGATGACCACCAGCACGACTGAGGACAGTGGAGCTGGACGGACGTACGGCGTAACGATTTCCACCTTCGGAATAATTCTGTTGTCAGCAATGTTGACATACACGCGACACCTATTGTAA
- the LOC128709756 gene encoding serine protease snake-like, whose product MICLELQYMGFLIFLLFCNISNGQRIAVQKCNEYRNIITETHQIIHLLLNPTPIRLKVFNCTNELRLIVGGEQAGKGEFPHQALLGYPKQNDPSDYEFLCGGTLISEQHVLTAAHCFSDRDPTVVRLGEHDTTSRSNEELQLKIARIRRHPRYPRSQPYDDVALIRLERPVPLSKHIRPACLWDSPYRTTSKFIASGFGRRDFFDTELSPALMKVQLDEFPRERCRQHFQRLRHGVRPGQLCVGSVTSNKDTCQGDSGGPLQLVSNETTCTYHIVGITSLGGACAYGKSLGIYTEVAHYLDWIEDNVWGSNVL is encoded by the exons ATGATCTGTTTAGAGCTACAGTATATGGGCTTCttaatatttttacttttctgtAATATTAGTAATG GCCAAAGGATTGCAGTCCAGA AGTGTAACGAGTATCGCAATATTATTACGGAGACACACCAGATCATACATCTGCTGCTCAATCCAACGCCAATTAGGTTAAAAGTGTTTAACTGTACAAACGAACTGCGCCTGATTGTGGGTGGAGAGCAGGCCGGTAAGGGTGAGTTCCCGCATCAGGCGCTGCTAGGCTATCCCAAGCAGAACGACCCTTCGGACTATGAGTTTCTGTGCGGTGGTACACTGATCAGTGAGCAGCACGTCCTGACGGCAGCTCATTGCTTTTCCGATCGCGACCCAACGGTGGTACGGCTCGGCGAGCACGACACCACGTCACGGTCGAACGAGGAGCTCCAGCTCAAGATCGCTCGTATACGGCGACATCCTCGCTACCCACGAAGCCAACCGTACGATGATGTAGCTTTAATACGGCTTGAGCGACCCGTGCCGCTGAGCAAACACATACGACCTGCATGTCTGTGGGATTCGCCGTACCGTACTACCTCAAAGTTCATTGCATCTGGGTTCGGGCGGCGAGATTTCTTCGATACGGAACTGTCGCCAGCGCTGATGAAGGTACAGCTGGACGAATTCCCGAGGGAGAGATGTCGGCAGCACTTCCAGCGGCTACGCCACGGAGTACGCCCGGGTCAGCTATGTGTCGGAAGCGTAACATCGAACAAGGACACTTGTCAGGGAGACTCGGGTGGTCCGTTGCAGCTAGTGTCCAATGAGACGACCTGCACATACCACATTGTTGGCATCACGTCTCTTGGTGGGGCCTGTGCATATGGGAAATCGCTTGGCATCTACACGGAGGTGGCACATTATCTGGATTGGATAGAAGACAATGTTTGGGGCTCTAATGTACTGTAG